In Nostoc sp. UHCC 0926, a single genomic region encodes these proteins:
- the lnt gene encoding apolipoprotein N-acyltransferase, whose product MQKKQNKKQGERLTASLPYLIALASGILMGLTVAPVGAWLLAWIALVPLWVLVVTSAKAKNQFPPAFLWGIGYHGVALFWITGIHPMTWLGVPWLPSLAITLFCWGFISVLGGVFVTIWAAVMVRLGGQKSWLRILIGTAVWCGLESLWSAGPLWWSSLAYTQSPHNLVILHLGQLSGPNTVTAAIVAINGLIAEGWTNRLRAASRREGAKGAERISSVSRQLLQVGEPQGRTGFSAPLRFVNKYWVIATGLLITLHLIGFILYSRPIVQPPEAALKVGIVQGNIPNRLLRSSEGFRRAQENYTNGYLTLADQGVGAVLTPEGALPIFQRNLMETALVAAVKKKGVVAWIGAFGERGDSYTISLFTFNSKGEIVSRYDKAKLVPLGEYIPFEGILGGIIQRLSPLDAHQVPGSANQIFDTPFGRAIASICYESAFPEQFRRQAAAGGQFILSSSNDAHYTASMPFQHHAQDIMRAIETDRWSARATNTGYSAFVDPHGRTLWISGYNTYETHANTIYRRQTQTLYVRWDDWLTPLLLICSGGAWLVTQFSDPNKISN is encoded by the coding sequence ATGCAGAAGAAGCAGAATAAAAAGCAGGGGGAGAGGTTAACCGCCTCACTCCCTTACTTGATTGCCTTAGCCAGCGGCATTTTAATGGGGCTAACCGTAGCCCCTGTAGGTGCATGGTTATTGGCTTGGATTGCCCTAGTCCCCTTATGGGTGCTAGTTGTCACTTCAGCTAAAGCCAAAAACCAATTCCCCCCGGCTTTCCTCTGGGGTATCGGTTATCACGGTGTCGCCTTATTTTGGATTACGGGAATTCATCCGATGACATGGTTGGGTGTTCCTTGGTTACCAAGTTTGGCAATTACCCTTTTTTGTTGGGGATTTATCAGTGTATTGGGAGGGGTATTCGTTACTATTTGGGCGGCTGTAATGGTTCGCCTGGGCGGACAAAAATCGTGGCTACGTATATTAATTGGTACAGCCGTCTGGTGCGGCCTAGAAAGTCTATGGAGTGCTGGGCCGCTGTGGTGGAGTTCTCTTGCTTACACCCAAAGTCCGCATAATCTCGTGATTTTACATCTGGGCCAACTCTCTGGGCCTAATACTGTGACAGCAGCAATAGTTGCTATAAATGGCTTAATTGCTGAAGGATGGACGAACCGCCTTCGCGCAGCGTCTCGCAGAGAAGGCGCAAAGGGCGCAGAGAGAATTTCCTCTGTGTCGCGCCAGTTGCTTCAAGTCGGGGAACCGCAAGGGCGCACTGGCTTCTCTGCGCCTCTGCGGTTTGTTAATAAATACTGGGTTATCGCCACAGGACTATTAATTACCTTACACCTGATTGGTTTTATCTTATATAGCCGTCCCATCGTCCAACCCCCAGAAGCAGCCTTGAAAGTAGGGATTGTTCAGGGTAATATCCCGAACCGACTTTTACGAAGTTCCGAAGGGTTTCGTCGCGCTCAAGAAAATTATACCAATGGGTATCTAACTTTAGCAGACCAAGGTGTAGGTGCAGTCCTCACCCCAGAAGGAGCCTTACCTATTTTCCAGCGCAACTTGATGGAAACTGCCTTAGTCGCAGCAGTGAAGAAAAAAGGGGTAGTTGCTTGGATTGGGGCTTTTGGCGAACGGGGAGACAGTTATACAATTAGCTTGTTTACTTTCAACAGTAAGGGTGAAATTGTCAGCCGCTACGATAAAGCCAAACTAGTACCTTTGGGAGAATATATTCCCTTTGAAGGAATTTTAGGCGGGATAATTCAGCGTTTATCGCCTCTGGATGCACACCAAGTTCCAGGTTCGGCAAATCAGATATTTGACACTCCTTTTGGTCGGGCGATCGCTAGTATATGTTATGAGTCTGCTTTTCCTGAGCAATTTCGCCGTCAAGCTGCTGCGGGTGGGCAATTTATCCTCAGTTCTTCTAACGATGCCCATTACACTGCATCCATGCCATTCCAGCACCATGCACAGGATATCATGCGGGCAATTGAAACTGATAGATGGTCAGCACGGGCAACGAATACAGGATATTCAGCCTTTGTAGATCCTCACGGCAGAACCTTGTGGATATCTGGATATAATACCTACGAAACTCATGCTAATACAATTTATCGCCGACAGACACAAACTTTATATGTGCGTTGGGATGATTGGTTAACACCTTTGTTGTTGATATGCTCTGGAGGAGCTTGGCTGGTAACTCAATTTAGCGATCCAAATAAAATAAGTAATTAG
- the gyrA gene encoding DNA topoisomerase (ATP-hydrolyzing) subunit A produces MTTSQERIIPIDLRTEMSQSYLEYAMSVIVGRALPDARDGLKPVHRRILYAMHELGLLHDRPFKKCARVVGEVLGKYHPHGDTAVYDALVRMAQDFSMRSPLVNGHGNFGSVDNDPPAAMRYTECRLQALTSAGLLHDIELETVDFADNFDGSQQEPTVLPARIPQLLLNGSSGIAVGMATNIPPHNLGELIDALVAVIHNPEITDLELMQYVHGPDFPTGAQILGTSAIREAYTTGRGSITMRGVANIETVEQRGRPDREAIIITELPYQTNKAALIEKIAEMVNEKRLEGIADIRDESDRDGMRIVIELKRDAYPRVVLNNLYKQTPLQANFGANMLALVNSEPQVLTLKQFLSVFLDFRIESIARRTRYELRKAEERDHLLQGLLIALSQLDPIIVLIRHAPDAPTAKGELITTYGLSEVQADAILQMQLRRLTALEADKIRLEHEELQAKITDLQDILARRERVLEIIETEVGQLKTSFATPRRTVILPGEGELDDRDLIANEKAIILVTEQGYIKRMPVNTFEAQSRATRGKAAAKVKDDDTVEHFLTCCDHDSILFFSERGVVYCLRAYQIPVSSRTSRGTPIVQMLPIPKEEKITSIVPVDEFSNEEYLVMLTKGGNIKKTELAAFSHIRANGLIAISLEEGDQLRWVRRARVEDSVIIGSRNGMAINFRCNHEQLRPLSRATRGVKAMKLKNKDELVGMDILPAAILETLDIVTETEIEDIETIETEDIEITEINEESAEVPSNGIVGPWVLVITMGGYGKRVPVAQFRLQNRAGQGLMATKFKNRKNKDKLATLRIVNNDDDEIMMVTNRGIIIRQAVNAISIQSRSATGVRVQRLDEDDAITGVAIVPPDAVDAEEAE; encoded by the coding sequence ATGACAACCTCACAGGAGAGGATTATCCCGATAGACTTGCGAACCGAAATGTCGCAGTCTTATCTGGAATACGCCATGAGCGTGATAGTGGGTCGGGCGTTGCCAGATGCCAGGGATGGTCTAAAACCTGTGCATCGTCGCATTCTCTACGCAATGCACGAGCTAGGTCTGCTCCACGATCGCCCGTTTAAGAAATGCGCCCGTGTAGTGGGGGAAGTGTTGGGTAAATATCACCCCCACGGCGACACAGCAGTGTATGATGCCTTGGTGCGGATGGCGCAGGATTTTTCCATGCGATCGCCCTTAGTTAACGGACATGGTAACTTTGGTTCGGTAGACAATGATCCGCCCGCGGCAATGCGATACACAGAATGCCGCTTGCAAGCTTTAACTAGTGCCGGTCTACTGCACGACATCGAATTAGAAACTGTAGATTTTGCCGATAACTTCGACGGTTCCCAGCAAGAACCAACAGTGCTACCGGCGCGGATTCCCCAGTTGTTGCTCAACGGTTCCTCTGGGATTGCCGTGGGCATGGCAACCAACATTCCGCCGCACAATTTGGGCGAATTAATTGATGCTTTGGTGGCTGTAATCCACAATCCAGAAATCACCGACCTGGAATTAATGCAGTATGTCCACGGCCCAGACTTTCCGACTGGGGCACAGATTTTGGGGACATCTGCCATTCGAGAAGCTTACACCACCGGGCGTGGTTCCATTACCATGCGTGGTGTAGCTAACATTGAAACCGTTGAACAGCGGGGACGCCCAGATAGAGAAGCAATTATCATCACCGAATTGCCCTATCAAACCAATAAAGCGGCGCTGATTGAAAAAATCGCCGAAATGGTGAATGAAAAGCGGCTAGAGGGCATTGCAGATATCCGTGATGAAAGCGATCGCGACGGGATGCGAATTGTGATCGAACTCAAGCGTGATGCTTATCCCCGCGTCGTGCTGAACAACCTCTACAAGCAAACACCACTGCAAGCCAACTTTGGGGCGAATATGCTGGCGTTGGTGAATAGCGAACCCCAGGTACTCACCCTCAAGCAGTTCTTAAGCGTCTTCTTGGATTTCCGCATCGAATCCATTGCCAGACGCACCCGTTACGAACTGCGGAAAGCCGAAGAACGCGATCATCTCCTCCAAGGGTTATTGATTGCCCTGTCCCAGTTAGATCCGATTATTGTCTTGATTCGCCATGCCCCCGATGCGCCCACAGCCAAAGGTGAGTTGATCACAACTTACGGACTTTCGGAAGTGCAAGCAGATGCGATTTTGCAGATGCAATTACGGCGGTTGACTGCCTTAGAAGCAGACAAAATTCGTCTAGAACACGAGGAATTACAAGCGAAAATTACCGACTTACAAGATATTTTGGCCCGCCGGGAGAGAGTGCTGGAAATCATCGAAACTGAAGTCGGGCAACTGAAAACTAGCTTCGCCACACCCCGCCGCACGGTGATTTTACCAGGGGAAGGGGAATTAGATGACCGTGACCTAATTGCCAATGAAAAAGCAATAATTTTGGTTACAGAGCAAGGCTACATCAAACGGATGCCAGTTAACACCTTTGAAGCGCAAAGCCGTGCTACCAGAGGTAAAGCCGCAGCCAAGGTGAAAGATGATGATACCGTTGAGCATTTCTTGACTTGCTGCGATCACGACAGTATTTTATTCTTTAGTGAACGTGGTGTCGTTTACTGCCTGAGAGCGTATCAAATTCCAGTAAGTTCGCGTACTAGTCGCGGGACACCAATTGTCCAAATGCTACCCATTCCCAAAGAGGAAAAAATCACCTCGATTGTACCTGTTGACGAGTTTAGCAATGAAGAATATCTGGTCATGCTCACTAAGGGCGGCAATATCAAGAAAACCGAATTGGCAGCCTTTAGTCACATTCGCGCCAATGGTTTGATTGCCATTTCCTTAGAAGAAGGTGACCAACTCCGCTGGGTGCGACGCGCTAGAGTAGAGGACAGTGTAATCATTGGTTCTCGTAACGGGATGGCGATTAACTTCCGGTGCAACCACGAACAACTGCGTCCTTTAAGTAGGGCGACTCGTGGGGTGAAAGCCATGAAACTCAAAAATAAAGATGAACTGGTGGGTATGGATATTCTCCCCGCAGCAATTCTTGAAACTTTGGATATAGTTACAGAAACCGAAATTGAAGATATCGAAACAATCGAAACAGAAGATATCGAAATTACCGAAATTAATGAAGAGTCCGCAGAAGTGCCTAGCAATGGCATTGTTGGCCCTTGGGTGTTGGTAATTACAATGGGAGGATATGGTAAGCGCGTACCAGTTGCCCAGTTCCGGCTGCAAAACCGTGCCGGTCAGGGTTTAATGGCAACCAAGTTCAAAAACCGCAAAAACAAAGACAAGTTGGCAACCCTACGCATTGTCAACAATGATGATGATGAAATCATGATGGTGACAAATCGCGGTATTATCATCCGGCAAGCGGTGAATGCGATTTCTATCCAATCGCGATCGGCAACTGGAGTCAGAGTACAGCGTTTAGACGAAGATGATGCCATTACCGGAGTGGCAATAGTTCCACCTGATGCTGTCGATGCAGAAGAAGCAGAATAA
- a CDS encoding nitrogen fixation protein, with protein sequence MEDIVVDKTTLCPSARPESEDSVVFGIISGTVTEPRVAYLKQPLPITDELIAKASPITPAEIFRTAAPCATKGCQHFDGQDCRLAMRIVEKLPAIVEELPPCSIRRDCRWWQQEGKAACMRCPQVITDNYNPSEVAIQVSKLAAS encoded by the coding sequence ATGGAAGACATTGTTGTAGATAAAACTACACTTTGCCCTAGTGCTAGACCAGAATCTGAGGATAGTGTGGTTTTTGGAATCATCAGTGGAACAGTTACAGAACCCCGTGTAGCTTATCTTAAACAGCCCTTGCCTATCACTGATGAACTGATAGCAAAAGCTAGTCCAATTACACCTGCTGAAATTTTTCGGACGGCAGCACCTTGCGCTACTAAAGGTTGTCAGCATTTTGATGGACAAGATTGCCGTCTAGCAATGCGAATTGTAGAAAAGTTACCTGCAATAGTAGAAGAATTACCTCCCTGTTCTATACGCCGAGATTGTCGGTGGTGGCAGCAGGAAGGCAAGGCAGCTTGTATGCGTTGTCCGCAGGTGATTACAGATAACTACAATCCGTCTGAAGTAGCAATTCAAGTGTCAAAACTAGCTGCTAGTTAA
- the trmB gene encoding tRNA (guanosine(46)-N7)-methyltransferase TrmB yields the protein MAAVRVRQHVNPLGKKYQTPASPQDWEKIYAKPNQPLHLDIGCAKGQFLINMAKIEPNWNYLGLEIREPLVGEANKLRFELGLTNLHYLFCNVNNSLHSLLSSLPPGSLQRVTIQFPDPWFKTRHAKRRVVQPELVADLASYLAVGSVVFLQSDMEFVAVEMRDRFAAHPAYQKMGAGEWLAQNPLPVPTERETSVLSRGEPVYRALFVRREIVNEE from the coding sequence TTGGCAGCAGTCCGAGTCCGCCAGCATGTTAATCCACTTGGTAAAAAGTATCAAACACCAGCAAGTCCCCAAGACTGGGAAAAAATTTATGCAAAGCCAAATCAACCACTACATTTAGATATTGGCTGCGCTAAGGGACAGTTTTTGATAAATATGGCCAAGATAGAACCAAACTGGAATTATCTAGGCTTAGAAATTCGGGAACCACTGGTGGGGGAGGCGAATAAGTTGCGTTTTGAGTTAGGTTTAACAAATCTTCATTACTTGTTTTGCAATGTGAATAACTCACTGCACTCACTTTTATCTTCCCTCCCTCCAGGAAGTTTACAACGCGTTACAATTCAATTCCCCGATCCTTGGTTTAAAACCCGCCATGCTAAACGTCGTGTAGTCCAACCAGAATTAGTGGCAGACTTAGCCAGTTATCTTGCGGTTGGTTCGGTTGTATTTCTGCAATCAGATATGGAATTTGTCGCTGTGGAAATGCGCGATCGCTTTGCTGCTCACCCAGCTTATCAGAAAATGGGCGCTGGAGAATGGCTAGCCCAAAACCCACTCCCAGTCCCCACAGAACGGGAAACAAGCGTCCTATCGCGGGGTGAACCTGTTTATCGGGCTTTATTTGTCAGGCGAGAAATTGTGAATGAAGAGTAG
- a CDS encoding S-layer family protein, whose protein sequence is MTPDATLNTTVSQSGNNFTITNGSAAGSNLFHSFREFSVPTGGSATFNLINTPNISTIFSRVTGGSISQIDGVIKTINSSNPVSLFLLNPSGIIFGANARLNIGGSFIGTTANSIKFADGSEFSAIGSQAAPLLSINVPVGLQLGSNPAPITVQGTGHSLTTTNASALVPITRIPSSTQLSVQPGKTLALVGGNLDLNGATLRAEQGRVELGSVGSAGLVSLMPTAQGYTLGYGNVQGFGDIHLAQRSLLDISGVNAGSVQVQGQQIQFTDGSLVLAQNFGNLPGGDIRFQATEAIDLIGTTPDAKIKGGVHNEAFGIGASGNISVITPRLTVKQGAALNNLTFGVGPSGNIQIDAMAIDISGFSPINPGVASNINTTTLGTANAGNVFVNGNSLVVSSGASLSSATFGSGSGGKVTIRNTNTTVTGESPFGVYSNISSIAFATGNTKTLTLDTAKLQILDGGVVAATAFFAGNGGDLNINATESIAISGQGQTNNSSINASSIRLDPSLRQRFGLPDMLTANAGTVSITTPNLTLTDGGTVSVTNQGSGNGGNININADTIQLKNKGFIQAQTESGNGGNITLQTTNLLFLRDNSLITSTAGGNGNGGNININAPIILGLKNSDIVANAVRGRGGNIQITTQGIFGLKFRDQLTPDNDITASSQLGVNGNVQVNTIGIDPNSGLVQLPANITNPAQQIATGCSTNQGSRFVATGRGGVPQNPNQQVTSDRTWDDVRDLSAYRKTGNVTPQTHVSPKVLVEATSWHRNADGKIELIAAPFPTYVQQSLTCTASAKS, encoded by the coding sequence GTGACTCCCGACGCCACCCTCAACACCACCGTCTCCCAAAGTGGTAATAACTTCACCATCACTAACGGTAGTGCCGCAGGTAGTAATCTGTTTCACAGCTTTCGTGAGTTTTCCGTGCCCACCGGTGGTTCAGCCACCTTTAATTTAATCAACACGCCCAATATCTCCACCATTTTCAGTCGTGTAACTGGGGGTAGTATTTCCCAGATTGATGGCGTAATTAAAACGATTAACAGCAGTAATCCCGTCAGCCTGTTTCTGCTCAATCCCAGTGGGATTATTTTCGGCGCAAATGCTCGATTGAATATTGGCGGATCGTTTATTGGCACTACTGCTAACAGCATTAAATTTGCTGATGGAAGTGAATTTAGCGCAATTGGTTCTCAAGCCGCCCCGTTGTTGAGTATCAATGTTCCCGTTGGTCTGCAACTCGGTAGCAATCCTGCACCAATAACGGTTCAAGGTACAGGACACTCCTTGACCACGACCAATGCATCGGCTCTGGTTCCCATCACTCGGATTCCCAGTTCTACACAACTGTCGGTACAGCCTGGAAAAACCCTAGCCTTGGTGGGTGGGAACCTAGATTTGAATGGGGCAACTCTGAGAGCCGAACAAGGGCGAGTAGAATTGGGGAGTGTGGGTAGCGCAGGGCTGGTCAGCTTGATGCCAACCGCACAGGGCTATACGTTGGGGTATGGAAATGTGCAAGGCTTTGGCGATATTCATCTGGCACAGCGATCGCTATTAGATATCAGTGGAGTGAATGCAGGTTCTGTGCAAGTTCAGGGTCAGCAAATTCAATTCACCGATGGCTCTCTGGTGCTGGCGCAGAATTTCGGCAATCTCCCTGGTGGTGACATTCGCTTTCAGGCTACGGAGGCAATTGATCTGATTGGTACAACACCCGATGCTAAGATTAAAGGCGGGGTGCATAATGAAGCCTTTGGCATTGGAGCTAGTGGGAACATCAGCGTCATTACTCCCAGACTGACCGTCAAGCAGGGAGCGGCATTAAATAACTTAACATTCGGAGTGGGTCCCAGTGGCAATATCCAGATCGATGCAATGGCGATTGATATATCTGGCTTCTCACCCATTAATCCCGGTGTTGCTTCCAACATTAACACTACTACGCTAGGCACTGCGAACGCTGGTAATGTTTTTGTAAATGGTAATAGTCTAGTGGTGTCAAGCGGTGCCTCACTGTCTTCGGCTACCTTTGGCAGTGGCTCTGGCGGTAAAGTGACGATTCGCAACACCAACACCACGGTGACCGGAGAAAGCCCCTTTGGAGTTTACAGCAACATTAGCTCAATTGCATTTGCAACCGGAAATACCAAAACCTTGACACTAGATACTGCCAAATTGCAAATTCTGGATGGGGGAGTAGTTGCCGCCACCGCATTTTTTGCAGGTAATGGGGGAGATTTGAACATCAACGCTACCGAATCGATCGCAATCAGTGGTCAAGGTCAGACAAATAATAGCAGCATTAATGCGTCCAGCATCCGACTCGATCCGTCATTGCGGCAGCGATTCGGTTTGCCAGATATGCTAACAGCTAATGCAGGTACTGTGAGCATTACCACACCGAACTTAACGCTGACGGATGGCGGGACAGTCAGTGTTACTAATCAAGGCAGTGGAAATGGTGGCAATATTAACATCAATGCAGATACTATCCAATTAAAGAATAAAGGCTTTATCCAGGCCCAAACAGAATCAGGTAATGGTGGCAATATTACCTTACAAACCACAAACCTGTTGTTTCTACGAGACAATAGCCTGATTACCTCAACAGCTGGCGGTAATGGTAATGGGGGTAATATCAATATCAATGCACCCATCATTCTCGGATTAAAAAACAGTGATATTGTTGCTAATGCAGTGCGAGGTCGTGGTGGTAATATTCAAATCACTACCCAAGGCATCTTTGGTCTGAAATTTCGTGACCAACTCACACCAGACAATGATATTACTGCAAGTTCACAGTTAGGTGTGAATGGTAATGTGCAAGTCAATACCATTGGTATCGATCCAAATTCCGGTTTAGTCCAACTGCCAGCGAATATAACTAATCCAGCGCAGCAAATAGCCACTGGTTGTTCTACAAACCAAGGCAGTCGCTTTGTGGCAACAGGACGAGGTGGTGTGCCGCAAAATCCCAATCAGCAAGTGACGAGCGATCGCACCTGGGACGATGTGCGAGATTTATCTGCTTACCGAAAAACTGGCAATGTCACTCCCCAAACGCATGTATCACCAAAGGTTCTCGTTGAAGCCACTTCTTGGCACCGTAACGCTGATGGCAAAATTGAATTAATAGCGGCTCCATTTCCTACCTACGTGCAGCAATCATTAACCTGTACTGCTTCAGCTAAAAGTTAA
- a CDS encoding beta strand repeat-containing protein, whose amino-acid sequence MKVISARFSLIGGMLICGIWNSCANAQVITDGTLNSTVSQSGNNFTITNGSRVGNNLFHSFSQFSIPSNGSAFFNNAADVQNIFSRVTGGSISHIDGLITANGSANLFLLNPNGIIFGANAQLNIGGSLIATTANSIKFADGSEFSAINPQTNALLSINVPIGLQLGNNPSAIQVQGTGHLDIESDIIPTIRNPSPTRLQVEAGKTLALVGGNLNLNGATLSAETGHIELGSLGGAGLVSLVPTTQGYKLEYGNGQSFSDIQLAQKSLLDVSGVNAGSVQLQGRNIRLSDGSLVLAQNYGSLPGGDIRFQASEAIDMIGGTSTSTIRGGIRSNTLSTGTGGNISIITPRLTLQQGSGIENSTHGVADSGNIQIEAAAIEMSGFSPLTPIATNILTGTYGTGSAGDISINGDRLVISGGALLTSYTYGSGSSGKVTIRNQNTTVMGKTPFEISSNISISSFASGNTKDLILDTGKLQILDGGAVGSLVFYTGNGGNVSINAREAIAISGVSPNTYSSLGSSVIRSSPLLLKLFGLQDVLTGNAGNVSVTTPNLILTDGGIVSVTSQGSGNAGNLNITADRIQLKNQGSIQAQTESGNGGNIGLQVGKLLLMRDRSNISATAGGNGNGGNININAPIIAGLENSDIIANAVKGRGGNIQISTQALFGLKFRPQLTSENDITASSQFGVSGTVQVNTIGIDPNSGLVELPANVIDPSQQIATGCAGREGSSFVATGRGGVPQNPNQQVTSDRTWSDIRDISAYRKTQKVQAQMPQSPQVLVQATSWRRNAQGKIELIAAQSAHVEPSLTCAAVSN is encoded by the coding sequence ATGAAAGTAATTTCTGCTAGGTTCAGTTTGATCGGTGGAATGTTAATATGTGGGATTTGGAATAGTTGTGCAAATGCTCAAGTAATTACCGATGGAACTCTCAACAGCACAGTATCCCAAAGCGGCAATAACTTCACCATTACCAACGGCAGTCGTGTCGGCAACAACCTGTTTCACAGCTTCAGCCAATTCTCTATTCCTAGCAATGGTTCTGCATTCTTCAACAATGCCGCAGATGTGCAAAATATTTTTAGTCGTGTGACTGGGGGCAGTATTTCCCACATTGATGGTTTAATTACAGCCAACGGTAGCGCCAATCTTTTTTTACTCAACCCGAATGGAATCATTTTTGGTGCTAATGCCCAATTAAATATCGGCGGTTCATTGATTGCAACGACAGCTAATAGCATCAAATTTGCTGATGGAAGTGAATTTAGCGCCATTAATCCCCAAACTAACGCATTATTAAGTATCAATGTTCCCATTGGACTGCAACTAGGTAATAATCCTTCAGCGATACAAGTCCAAGGTACAGGGCATTTAGATATTGAGAGCGATATTATTCCTACGATTCGCAATCCTAGCCCAACAAGATTGCAAGTAGAGGCGGGAAAAACTTTGGCGTTGGTGGGTGGTAATTTGAATCTGAATGGCGCTACCTTGAGTGCCGAAACAGGGCATATAGAATTAGGTAGCCTGGGAGGTGCAGGATTAGTTAGTTTAGTGCCAACCACTCAGGGATATAAATTGGAGTATGGCAACGGGCAAAGCTTTAGTGACATTCAACTAGCACAAAAGTCACTATTAGATGTCAGTGGGGTAAATGCGGGTTCAGTTCAGCTTCAGGGACGAAATATTCGCTTGAGCGATGGTTCGTTAGTTTTAGCGCAGAATTATGGAAGTCTTCCTGGTGGAGACATTCGTTTTCAAGCATCAGAAGCCATCGATATGATTGGCGGAACATCCACTAGCACAATTCGAGGTGGGATTCGCAGTAACACCTTGAGCACCGGAACTGGTGGGAATATAAGTATCATTACTCCCCGGTTAACACTCCAACAGGGTTCGGGGATAGAGAACTCAACACACGGAGTAGCTGACAGTGGCAACATTCAGATTGAAGCGGCAGCAATAGAGATGTCCGGCTTCTCACCCCTGACGCCCATTGCAACAAACATTCTCACTGGCACATACGGTACTGGGTCAGCAGGTGATATCTCTATTAATGGGGATAGATTGGTAATATCTGGTGGAGCTTTATTGACTTCATATACATATGGCAGTGGCTCTAGTGGTAAAGTGACAATTCGCAATCAAAATACCACAGTTATGGGGAAAACCCCTTTTGAAATTTCTAGTAACATTAGTATCAGTAGCTTTGCGAGCGGAAATACAAAAGATTTGATCCTAGATACTGGGAAGTTACAAATCTTAGATGGAGGAGCAGTTGGTTCATTAGTATTTTATACTGGGAATGGAGGAAATGTCAGCATTAATGCTAGAGAGGCGATCGCAATTAGTGGTGTTAGTCCTAACACTTACAGTAGCCTCGGTTCATCTGTCATTCGTTCAAGTCCACTACTACTTAAGTTATTTGGCTTACAGGATGTACTGACGGGAAATGCAGGTAATGTTAGCGTTACTACACCCAATTTGATACTGACGGATGGTGGTATTGTGAGTGTTACCAGCCAAGGTAGTGGAAATGCTGGCAATCTCAACATCACCGCAGATCGCATCCAATTAAAAAATCAAGGCTCAATCCAAGCACAGACAGAATCTGGTAATGGTGGCAACATCGGCTTACAAGTTGGTAAGTTGTTGCTGATGCGCGATCGCAGCAATATTAGTGCTACAGCAGGCGGTAACGGTAATGGAGGTAATATCAATATCAATGCACCTATTATCGCCGGATTAGAAAACAGCGACATTATTGCTAATGCGGTGAAAGGTAGGGGGGGTAATATTCAAATCAGCACACAAGCGCTTTTCGGACTGAAGTTTCGTCCCCAACTGACATCAGAGAATGACATCACTGCTAGTTCCCAATTTGGGGTTAGCGGCACGGTTCAAGTCAATACCATTGGCATTGATCCAAATTCTGGCTTAGTCGAATTGCCAGCAAATGTAATTGATCCATCTCAGCAAATTGCCACAGGCTGCGCGGGTCGTGAAGGCAGTAGCTTTGTGGCAACAGGACGGGGTGGTGTGCCGCAAAATCCCAATCAGCAAGTAACCAGCGATCGCACTTGGTCTGATATCCGCGACATCTCTGCATACCGGAAAACCCAGAAGGTACAAGCACAAATGCCCCAATCTCCACAGGTTCTCGTTCAAGCTACTTCTTGGCGACGGAATGCACAGGGGAAAATTGAGTTAATTGCGGCTCAATCAGCCCATGTAGAACCATCTTTAACCTGTGCTGCGGTGTCAAATTAA
- a CDS encoding GAF domain-containing protein yields MAGVAAERKRPVQICNLQTDELGVARPSAKETKVKGSITVPLMLNGRLHGTLGIAKPVSYEFTPEEEETLMEIGEAISRKIVS; encoded by the coding sequence ATGGCCGGTGTCGCCGCCGAACGCAAGCGACCCGTACAGATTTGCAACCTGCAAACCGACGAATTGGGAGTGGCCAGGCCCTCGGCAAAAGAAACCAAGGTAAAAGGCTCGATCACGGTGCCGCTTATGCTGAATGGCCGATTACATGGTACCTTGGGCATTGCCAAGCCGGTTTCCTACGAATTTACTCCGGAAGAGGAAGAGACACTGATGGAGATTGGAGAGGCCATTAGCCGGAAAATCGTCAGTTAA